The Mesorhizobium sp. B2-8-5 genome segment GGCACCGTCATCGTCATCCACGAGAACAGGGGTCTCAACGCACATATCCGCGACGTCGCCCGGCGCGTGGCGCTGGAAGGGTTCGTCGCGCTGGCGCCGGATTTTCTGTCGCCGCTCGGCGGTACGCCGTCCGACGAGGACAAGGCGCGCGACATGTTCACCAAGCTCGACGCTGCCCAGGTCGCGGCCGACGGCGTGGCGACGATCGCCTACCTCAAGGGCCTCAAGGACGGCAACGGCAAGGTCGGGGCGGTCGGCTTCTGCTGGGGCGGCGGCGCGGTCAACCAACTTGCCGTCCATGCGCCGGACCTCAGCGCCGGCGTCGCCTATTACGGCATGCAGCCCAAGGCCGAGGACGCCGCGAAGATCAAGGCGCCCCTGCTTCTGCATTATGCCGGGCTGGACAACAGGACCAATGCCGGCATCGACGCCTACAAGAAGGCGCTCGACGCCGCGCATGTCGAATACACCGTCTATGTCTATGACGGCGCCAATCACGCCTTCAACAACGACACCTCGGCCGCGCGCTACGACAAGAAGGCCGCCGATCTCGCCTGGGGGAGGACGATCGCCTTCCTGAAGGAGAAGCTGGCATAGCTGTGTTGATATTCAGGTGAGCCCGGCCTGGAAACGGCGCCTCCACAGCCGTCGGCAGATCATCGCTGCGCCGGCTTGTGGAAGGCCACGCCGGCGATGACCAGCGAAATGCCGATGCAGTCGGTGACGCTGGGCACCTGGCGCAGCACGACGACGCCGATCAGCGTTGCCGTGAGCGGCAGGAGCGAGAGCATCAATGCGAAGCTCGCGCGCGGCAGCCGCGCCATGGCGAACTGGTCGCAGATGTAGGGGATGACCGAGGAGCAGACGCCGACGCCGATCGCGGCGACGAGGAGTTGCGGCGACGAGAAGGCAGGCAGCGCCTCGCGAAAGCCGATGGGCAACACGATGAGAAAAGCGACTGCCATGGCGGTGCCGAGGCCGGCGATGCCGATGCCTGCCTGGGCGACGCGGTGACCGATCACGATGTAGCCGACGAAGAGGGCACCATTCAAGAAGGCCCAGAACAAGCCGACCGGATCGCTGGACCATTTCACGTCGATGAGCAGCAAGGTGCCGACAACGGCAATGGCGAGCGCAGCAAAGTTGCGCGGGCTGCGCAGGCCGACCAGCGCGACCGCGATCGTGCCGACGAATTCGATCGCCGCCACCAGCGAGATCGGCAGGCGGTCGAGCGCTAGATAGAACGAGCAGTTCATCACCGCCAGGCAGATGCCGAAGGCCAGCAGCAGCAGCCGCTGAGCGCGATCCGCGCGGGCGAAGACGCGCCAGGGCCTTGTCAGCGGGGCGAAGATGACAGCGGCGGTGGCGATGCGCAGCCAAGCCATGCCGAGGACGCCGACCTGAGCGAAAAGCAGCACCGCGAAGGCCGGGCCCAGATAATGGAACACGGCGCTGACGCAGAACCAGACATGCGGCGGTAATGCGTTGGCCGTTCCAGCAAGTGTGGTGGGGCCGGCGAGGGCGGGGCGTGTATCGAAATCACCGCTGGCCTGCTTTGCAGCCGGAATTTGCGTTTGAGCTTTCATAGGAGCATTATCGCAGGCAAAATTCACGGAATATATGCGCGATGAACGGCTTGGTGCCCAGTTTCGCTTTCTGATGGAAGAGATTTGATTTGAAAAACCTTCGAAGTGAAAATGTCGACATCGACGCGATCGATCTGAAGGTCCTGCGTCTGCTGGAAAAGGACGCGCGCATCAGCACGGCGGAATTGGCGCGCGCGGTCGGGCTGTCGGCGCCGAGCGTGGCGGAGCGCATCCGCAAGCTGCAGGAGAACGGCGTGATCGAGGCCTATACGGTCAGGATCAATCCGGCCGCTCTCGGCATGAAGCTGTCGGCATGGCTGAGAATAAGGCCCGTGCCGGGACAGCTTTCGGTGGTAGCGGACATCATCCGCGAGCTGCCGGAAATCGCGCAATGCGACCGGGTCACCGGCGAGGACTGCTTCATCGCGCTTGCTCATGTCGGCTCTGTGAGCGAGCTCGAGCGGGTGATCGACCGGATCATCCCCTATGCGATGACCAACACCGCCATCATCCAGTCGTCGCCGGTCGAGCCGCGCTCGCCGCTGGGCGGATTCAAGCAGCTATGACTGGGCAGAGATGGCTGGGCAGCGGCGATGGATCAAGCGTGGCCGCGCTTCATGCGCGCCTGCTTCAGAATCGCGCGCCAGCGGATCATGTCGAACGGGATAGGTTCGTTGTTGTTGGCGATGTGGAAGATCTCGTTGTTGACGTTCTTCAGCGATCGCCAGAAATCATAGTCGGTGATGCGTGGATCGGCCGCCAACCGTTCCACTTCGACCTTGATGTCGGTTTTCATGCACTGTCCTCGCACCGCATTCCGCCAGCCGCCCGCGCGTAAACCCGGTAGGGCGGTTTTCGAACGCACCGGTGAGTCGTTCAACGGACTCAACCGACTTGTTCACGTTAAAACCTTGGTAAGGTTAACGCGGGCGCGCGGGTTTTCAAGCGCCCTTGCGCTTGATGCCGATCGAGCGGCCGGCGCGCTCGGGCATCGGCAGCGCCGCATGGGCGGCGCGCACGGCCTCCAACTTGGCCATCACGTCGGCGGGGAAGGGGGCGACCTTCGGTCCTTCCATGTCGACATGCAGCGACAGCGTTTCGGACGTGGCGGCAAGCCAGCCGTCGACATGGCGGATTTCCTGATAGGTTCTCAACCGCTTGTCGTCATGATCGATGAGCTGGAACGATACCTTGACCGTGTCGTGGAGATGCAACTCGCGTACGTAGCAGACATGGACTTCCGCGGTGTAGACGCTGAGGCGGCGCTCCTTGGTATAGCTCGAGTCCACTCCCATCATTGCGAACGCTTCGTCGGTGCCGCGATCGAACAGCACGTTGTAAAAGGCCATGTTGAGATGGCCGTTATAGTCGATCCAGTCCTTCTCGATCGCCAATGGGCGGGAAATGATGGGCGCGGGGATCGTCATATGGTTTCCTTGATCGTCGCTGGACAGAGCGTGGTTGGTGAGGTTCTGTTCATGTGGCGCAATTCCGGACGGAAAACCGCTTCACACTTTTCCCGGAATTGCTTTAGGCATCATCCATAGCTGCATAACAAGGGTGGCCGCTGGTCCATTCGCGGAGGAATTCATGGCTTTGAGCGACCTCAACCCCGTCGAACGCAACGAGGAAGGCATCGCCGCGGTGCTCGGCATCCTCAAGCAGCGCTTCGGCGAGCGCTTCCAGACCGGCGAGGCGATTCGCGGCCAGCACGCGCACACCACCACCTATATCCCGACCCAGGCGCCCGACGGCGTCGCTTTCGTCGAGACAGCCGCGGACGTGCAGGAGATCGTGCGCGCCTGCGCTGTCCACCGCGTGCCAGTCATCGCCTTCGGCGTCGGCTCCTCGCTCGAGGGCCACACCAACGCGCCGGGCGGCGGCATTTCCATCGACACCTCGCGCATGAACCGGATCCTGGCCGTCAATCCGCAGGATCTCGACTGCAGCGTCGAGCCCGGGGTGACGCGCGAGGACCTCAACAGGCACCTGCGCGACACCGGCCTGTTCTTTCCGATCGATCCCGGCGCCAACGCGTCGCTGGGCGGCATGGCGGCGACGAGGGCTTCCGGCACCAACGCGGTGCGCTACGGCACCATGCGCGAAAACGTGCTGTCGCTGACCGCCGTCATGGCCGACGGCGAGACGGTGACGACCGGCAAGCGGGCGAAGAAAAGCTCGGCCGGCTACGACCTGACGCGGCTTCTGGTCGGCTCGGAAGGCACGCTCGGCGTCATCACCTCGCTGACGCTGAGACTGCAGGGCATTCCGCAGGCGATCTCAGGCGGCGTCTGCCCGTTTCCAAGCCTGGAAGCGGCCTGCAACACGGTGATCGCGACGATCCAGATGGGCATCCCGGTGGCGCGCATCGAACTGGTCAACGCGCTGCAGATGCGGGCGATGAAGAACTATTCCAAGCTCGACTATCCGGAGAGCCCGTGCCTGTTCGTCGAGTTCCATGGCAGCGACGCCGGTGTTGCCGAGCAGGCCGAGATGTTTGGCATGATCGCCGAGGAGAATGGCGGGGGGCCGTTCCTGTGGACCAGCGTCGCGGAGGAGCGGACAAAACTCTGGAAGGCGCGGCACGACGCCTACTGGTCGTCGCTGACGCTGCGCCCCGGCGCCAAGGGGCTGTCGACCGACGTCTGCGTGCCGATCTCGCGGCTTGCCGAATGCGTCACGGAAACCGAGGCCGACATTGCCGAGATGGGGCTTGTCGCGCCGATCGTCGGCCATGCCGGCGACGGCAATTTCCATGTGCTGGTGCTGATGGATGTCGACAATCCTGAAGAGATCGCGCTCGCCGAGAAATTCGTCGCCCGGCTCAACATGCGCGCGATCGCCATGGAAGGCACCTGCACCGGCGAGCACGGCATCGGCCAGGGCAAGGTCGGCTTCCTGCACCACGAACTCGGCCATGGCGTCGATGTCATGCGCACGATAAAGCAGGCGCTCGATCCGCTCAACATCATGAATCCCGGAAAGATATTGCCGGCGGCGGGGTAACCGCCGACCCGAGGCTATTCCTGAACGCCCTCGACCAGCTTCTGCAGCATGGGCCGCGTCGGCGCGAAGAAGGTCGTGCCGGTATGCGGCGTCGAGAAGTCGAGCAGCCGGTCGTAAGCGCCTGGCGGTTCGCCGACATACATGCGCTGCAGCATTTTTTCGATCACCCACAGATAGCGCGTATAACCGATGAAATAGGTGCCGAACTCGTTCTGGCCGGGGCGGCCGAACGGCATGTTGTCGCGCAGGATGTCGTATTCGTTGCCGGCGTCGTCCTCGATGGTAGCCAGCGACTTGTGCGACTTGCGCGGCTTGTCGTCGTCATCGATCTCGATGTTGTCGATCTTGGTGCGGCCGATGATTTCTTCCTGGACATGCGTCGGCGTTTTGCCCCAGGCGGCCATGTCGTGCAGGTATTTCTGCACGACGACATAGCTGCCGCCGCCAAAGTCGCCGTCCTCGTCGCCGACCAAAGCGGAGGCGGGCACGTCGAGGCCGGTCGGATTGGCTGTGCCGTCGACGAAGCCCAGAAGATCGCGCGCGTCGAAATAGCGAAAGCCGGACACCTCGTCGGCGACGGTCACGCTGGCGCCAAGACTGTTCAGCAGGATGCGCTCGAACTCGAAGCACATGTCGGGCCGCTCGGCGCGGATGTGGAAGAGCAGATCGCCGGGGGTCGAGGGCGCCGAATGCGCCGAACCCTCGATCGGCGCGAAGGGTTTCAGCTCGCGCGGCCGGCGGTTGGGCGACAGTCGGTTCCAGAGCCCTGCGCCGATGCCGGCGATGCAGGACAGCCGGCCCGACAGGTCGCGGAAGCCGACATTCTTGACGAGGTCGTCGAGCTCGCCCAGCACTGAAGCGACGGCCGAAAGCGCCGCCTTGTCGCCGCCGACCGTGACGACCAGGAAAATCGCTGCTTGCGACAGCGGCGCGTCGACGCTCTGCGCGTCGATCGGCACTCTATCCCAGTTCTTGCCTGACATCGGGGACGCTCCATGTTGGGTTCAGATTCATGGCGGCCAAGGACGCGGCCGGAAGGGCAGGGATTTGCAAAAGAGATATCGCGACCGCGAGCGGTCACGCAACTGGAGACATTGGCGGCTGTCGCACGCTGAATTGCCTCTTTATCGACACGCGGATGCGGGTAGAGTGCGGCTGACTTTCAACCCGGGAAACAGATGCTCGCCCGCCTGTTCGTGATCTTCGGTGGCCTGTTCGTGCTGGTGCTGTGCGCGGCGCTGGTGGTGCCGTATTTCATCGACTGGACGGGTTACCGGGGCGATTTCGAGCGCGAGGCGAGCGCCATCCTCGGCCGCAAGGTGACGGTGAAGGGCGACGCGACGGCGCGGCTGTTGCCGTTTCCGTCGGTGACCTTCTCCAATGTCGAGGTCGCGGGGGGGCCGGAAGGCCAGCCGGCGATGACGGTCGAGACCTTCTCCATGGATGCCGAGCTCGCGCCATTCCTGCGCGGCGAGGTGCTGATCTTCGACATGCGGCTGGTGCATCCGAAAGCCACCATCAATGTCGCCGGCGACGGCACCGTCGACTGGACGCTCCGGCCCTCGACGCCCTTCGACCCAGGCCAGATCGCGATCGAGAAGCTGTCGGTAACCGAAGGGCAGATCGAATTGCGCCACGCCGCCGGCGGACGCAGCCATCTGATCTCGGAGATCAACTCGACCATTTCGGCCAAGGCGCTCACCGGCCCATGGCGCATGGACGGAACGCTGCGCTTCGACGGCCTGCGCGCCGACGTCTCGGCTTCGACCGGCAAGGTGGAGCCGGACGGCCAGATGCGGCTCAGGTTGAAAGCGGATCCCGATGCCTATCCGCTGATCATCGAAACCGACGGCAATGCCGGCATCGTCAAGGGCGCCGCGGTCTATTCCGGCCAGTTCAAGATTTCGGGTGACGACAGGAATTCGGCCGAGCTGCGCGGCAACGAGGGCAAGCCGGTCAAGATCAGCACCGGCAAGCCCGACCCAGGCTTCCGGCTGAACGGCAAGTTCGCGCTCGACCACCAGAAGCTCAATTTCGACGAGTTCCGCTTCGAGACCGGGCCGCTCGACAATCCCTATACCGCCGACGGCAAGGCATCGGTCGATCTCGGCCTGAAGCCGCATTTCTCGGTTGAGGCCAGCGGCGCGCAGGTGCAGTTCGACGAGGCCGTCGGCGGGGCCGCTGGCGCCGGCTTTACGCTCGACCAGCGCATCGCGGCATTCGAGCGGACGCTGCAGCACATGCCGAAGCCGACCATACCGGGCACGGTCGAGGTCAGGCTGCCGGCGGTGGTGGCGGGCGACACGACGGTGCGCGACGTGCGGCTGTCGGCCGAGCCGGTCGAAGGGGGCTGGTCGGTCAAGTCGCTCGCCGCGACGCTGCCGGGCCGCACGACGCTCGAAGCCGACGGCATGTTGAGCGTGGAAGACCACTTCGGCTTCACCGGCTCGTTGCTGCTCGCCGTCGGACAGCCGTCCGGCTTTGCCGCCTGGCTGTCGAAGGATGTCGACGAGGCGATCCGCCGGCTGCCCGCGGCAGGCTTCAAGGCCAAGGTCGATCTCAGCGAGAACCGGCAGTCCTTCAGCGATCTCGAGCTCATCCTCGGCAAGGCGAAGTTTGCGGGCAGCATCGATTCCAGCCAGCCGGATGGCGCCAGGCCGTCGGTGCTGATGCAGCTGACGGGCGGCGAGATGGACCTGGACGGGCTCGCCGCCTTCGCCTCGATCTTCATCAGCGACAAGGGCGCCAACCGTTTTTCGGATCGCGATCTCGATTTCCAGATCAAGGCGGGTCCAGTCAGCGCTGCCGGGCTCAGCGCCGACACCGTCGACACGGCGCTGCGGCTGCGCGAGGGCCTGCTCGAGATCGATCGGCTTTCGATCGGCGGCCTGGCCGGCGCCTCGATCAGCGCTACGGGCCGGGTCAAGGATTTCCCGCAGAGCCCGACCGGCAAGCTCAACGCTTCCGTGGTGGCGGTGGACCTCAAGCCGCTGATCGATGTCGCCGCACAGCACTATCCCGACAATGGCGTGCTCAAAGGCCTGGCCAGCCGCGCGGCGGCCTATCCCGAACTGTTCCAGGACGCGCGCATCGATCTCTTGACCAGTGCCGCCGACAATGGCGACGGCACCACGGGCTTGGCGCTCTCAGCCCAGGGCAAGGCCGGCGGCTCGGCCTTCTCGGCGTCGCTTTCCGGCAAGGGGACCGTGGACAAGCTCTCCGAGGCGCCGGTGTCGATCACCTTCAACGCCCGCAACGACAACGCCACCACGCTGCTTGCGCTTTACGGCCTGCCTGCGCTGCCGCTCGGCATGCTCGGCCACGCCAACACCGACGTCTCGGCGAAGGGCTCGGTTGCCGGCGGTCTCGCGACCAGCTTCAACCTGACGGCCGATGATTTCAGGGCAGGCTTCGACGGAACAGTCGCCTCGACGGCGCAAGGCCCGACCGCCAAGGGCAAGGTCAGTCTCGATGCCGCCGATATCGAGCCGTGGCTGATGACGACGGGCGTAGGCCTGCCCGGCATGGGAACCGGGACGGCAACGTCGCTGGCGGCCGATGCCGATTTCGGCAATGGGCTCTTGGTGCTGAGCGGTCTTATCGGTTCGATCAACAAGGCGGCGGTTTCCGGCGACGTCAACATCGACGACGCCAAGGATGGGCTGCCGCATCTTGCCGGGGCGCTGGCGCTCGACGAGCTCGACCTCGATCCGCTGGCGGTCTCGCTGTTCGGCGACCAGTCTTTCGCCCCCGCCAAGGGCGGCTGGCCGACGACGCCGTTCAGCCAGAAGTCGACGCTGCCGTTCAACGCGGATCTCGATCTCAACACGTCGGCGCTCGCCGTCGGGCCCTTCGCCACGGCGCATGACGCTTCATTCTCCCTGAAGCTCGACCGCGAAGGCATCCACGTCTCCGACCTCAAGGCGAAGCTCTACGGCGGCGACCTGACCGGCCTGTTCGACCTGAAGAACACGGAGGGCACCGGCCTGTTCTCCGGCCAGATGAGGCTGGCCGGCAGCGATCTTTCCGCGGTTCTGCCCGGCGCCGGTATCGGCGGCAGCGGCGATCTTTCGACGGCGCTGTCGACCAGCGGCAAATCCGTCGACGCCATGATTGCGGCCTTGTCCGGATCCGGCACAGCGGCGCTGAAGGGATTGAAAGTGGACGGCATCAATCCGGGCGGCTTTGCCGCCATGATCGCCAAGGCCGACGCGATCGGACGCGACATCGACACGGCCAAGACGGCGGAGTTCGCGCCCCAGATCGCCGGGGAGGGCAGCTTCGCCGCCGGCGATACCGATGTGGCCTTCACCGTCGCCAACGGCACGTTGCGGGCGCCGCCGATCAGCCTCGACAATCCCGGCGCGACCTTGTCCGCCGACGTGACGGCCGATCTCAACACAAGCACCGTCACGGCAAAAGGGGCGCTGACCTACCACGCTGGCGACGAGGCGCTGGTCGGTTCCGAACCGGCCGTCAATTTCAGCCTGGCCGGTCCGCTCGGGGCGACCGCGCCCCAGTTCGACAGCGGCCCTCTGGCGCAGTTCCTGACGCAGCGCGCGCTGGAGAAGGAACAGCAACGGGTCGAGGCGATGCAGGCGGCGCTCTTGGAGAAGCAGCGGCTGCGGCGCGAGGTGCGCTATTACGCCTCGCTGCAGACGGAGCGCGACAACGCGGCCGAAGAGTTGCGCCGGCAAGAGGAAGAGGCGCGGCAGAAGGCCGAGGCGGAAGCCAGGGCGAAAGCCGAAGCGCAAGCGCAGGCACAGGCACAGGCTGAAGCGCAGGCAAAGGCTGAAGCTGAAGCAAAAGCCAGGGCCGACGAAGAGGCCAGGGTGAAGGCGGAAGCCGACGCCAAGGCGCAGGCCGAAGCGGACGCCAAGGCCAAGGCCGATGCACAGGCGAAGGCCGAGGCCGAGCAGCGGGCCGCGGACGAGGCGGCCAAGGCACAGGCCGATCGCAAGAAGGCCGAGCAGGCGAAGCTGGAAGCAGCACGCAAGGCGGCCGCGCAAACGCCGAAGGCCGAGGGGGCGCTGCCCGGCGTCAATGATGGTTCGACTTCAGCGCCGGCGAAGCCGAAGGCCAACCCGTTCACGATCGACAATCTGTTGAAGTCGCTCGACGGCGGTTGAGCTTCGCGTCACATAGCGAATTAGCCTCCGCGCCTAGGCTGTTCCTGGCGCGAGAGCAGGCGCCGCAGCATCGGTTCGATGCGCGAAAGCTCGTCGAGATGCGCGGCCGACAAGTCGGCCAGGCGATCGTCGGCCAAAGGGGTAAGCTGCAGCAAGACGCGGCGGTGATCGCTCTTGTCCTGATCGCGTATCACCAGGCCTGCCTCCGCAAGGCGGTTCACCAGTTCCACCGCGCTGTGGTGGCGGATGCGCAGCCGCTCGGCAAGCTCGCCCACCGTCACCGGTCCGCCGCCGGGAAATCCCTTGATCGCCAGCAGCGCCTGGTGCTGGCGCGGCGTGAGGCCCGCCTCGTTCGCCTGGACCTGGCTGAATTCGAGAAAGCGGCGGATCAGATAACGGAACTGCGACAGCCGCTGGTAGTCGGCCTGGCTGATGGCGGGGCGTGGTTTCGGCGGCGTCATTTCCCGACTTATGGTCTTTTCCCGCAAAAGCTCAACTGGCCGTCGCGATCCCTGTCCAAAATGACGCGGTGCAGCGATTGAAAACAGCCTTGCAGATTTATATCGTATTACGATATGAGGCCGCCTGAAACCGGACGGCCTTCGCGCCGCCAGAAAGTTCAGGCTCCCAGAATGAAACCTGCTCACGCCGGCAACGGCAATCTCCGCGACTTCACGACCGATCCGCGTGTTCTGCTGATCGCGGCCATTGCCGTCGTGGTGGCGACCGCTGGGCTCTTCGCCGGCATCGCACTTCTGCAGCTCATCCGTCTTGCCACCAACATCGCCTATTTCGGCCAGTTCTCACTGGCCGAACTCAAGCTCGAGGACTCGCCGCTGGGCTATGCCGCCGTGATCGTCCCGGTGATCGGCGCGCTGATCATCGGCCTGATGGCGCGCTTCGGCAGCGAGAAGATCCGCGGCCACGGCATTCCCGAGGCCATCGAGGCGATCCTGCTCGGGCGCTCGCGGCTCGACGCCAAGGTCGCGGTGCTGAAACCGCTGTCTTCGGCGATCTCGATCGGGTCGGGCGGACCGTTCGGCGCCGAAGGCCCGATCATCATGACCGGCGGCGCCATCGGCTCGCTGATCGCGCAGATGCTGCCGGTCAGCGACAATGAGCGCAAGACGCTGCTGGTGGCGGGTGCGGCGGCCGGCATGACGACCGTTTTCGGCACGCCGATCGCCGCCATCATGCTCGCCGTCGAATTGCTCCTGTTCGAATGGACGCCGCGCAGCTTCATCCCTGTCGCCGTCGCCGCGATCGTCGCGGAAGTCGAGCGCAGCTTGCTGCACATGCCGGGTCCGATCTTTCCGTTCTCGGGCAGCATGGAGGCATCGATTGCAGGATTGGGCGGCTGGGTGCTGGTGGGCATTGCCGCCGGGCTGCTTTCGGGCCTGCTGACGCAACTGGTCTATGCCTGCGAGGACGCCTTCCTGAAGCTGCCGATACACTGGATGTGGTGGCCGATGATCGGCGGCCTGGTGGTCGGCATCGGCGGCCTGATCGAACCGCACGCGCTTGGCGTCGGCTACGACAACATCGCCAATATGCTCGACGGCCGCACCGTCGTCACCGCCGCGCTGCTGCTGCTGGTGGTGAAGGCCATCATCTGGTCGGTGGCGCTGGGGTCCGGGACCTCGGGCGGCGTGCTGGCGCCGCTGCTCATCATGGGCGGAGCGATGGGAGCGGTGCTCTCGGGCATCCTGCCCGAGGCAAGCCCCGGCTTCTGGCCGCTGCTGGCGATGGCCGCGACCATGGGCGGCACGATGCGCGCGCCGTTGACCGCGACTTTCTTCGCCACCGAGCTCACCGGCAACACGCATGTCCTGGTGCCGCTGATCGCGGCCTGCGCCACCGCTCACGCGGTCACCGTGCTGTTGATGAAGCGCTCGATCCTGACCGAAAAAGTGGCGCGACGCGGGCATCACCTCGTGCGCGAATACCGCGTCGACCCTTTCGCTTTGACAAGGGTCAAGGAAGTGATGACGACCAAGGTCGAGAGCGTGCCGGCGACGATGACGCTGCACGGCGCGGCAACGTTCCTGACCGCGCCGGACACGCGGCACCCGAGCTTCCCGGTGGTCAACGGGGAGGGGCATGTGCTCGGCGTCATCGATCCGCCCGCGATCCTGCGCTGGCGGCGCGCCGGCAAGCATCGCAGCACGACGCTCGGCGAATTGCTCGCCGGCAGCAAGATCACGCTGGCTTATCCGGACGAATATCTGGAGGCGCTTTCCGACAAGCTCCTTAACGCCAATATCTCGCATCTGCCGGTCGTCTCACGCGACGATGAACGGCTTGTCGGCTATATCGGCTGGAAAGACATGATGCGGGTAAGGTCGAAAAAGCAGGCGGAGGAGCGCGACCGGTCGGCCCTGCTCAGCTTCGGCGCCAAGCGCAAGGCAGGGCAAAGCGTGGGCGATCCGGCTTAGGCATCACGGCGCCGCGCCGCCGCGCTTCGCCCAGGCCAGCACATAGAGCCTCAGCGCGGACGACAGGTTGGCGTCGCGGGTGCGCGTCTCGTCGATCTCCGCGACCAGGGCCGCGAGCGACAGCGAACGCTGCGCGGCGATGGCGATGAGATCGTCATAAAAAGGCTGTTCCAGGGAAAAGCTGGTGCGGTGACCGCGGATCGTTACCGAA includes the following:
- a CDS encoding chloride channel protein, which codes for MKPAHAGNGNLRDFTTDPRVLLIAAIAVVVATAGLFAGIALLQLIRLATNIAYFGQFSLAELKLEDSPLGYAAVIVPVIGALIIGLMARFGSEKIRGHGIPEAIEAILLGRSRLDAKVAVLKPLSSAISIGSGGPFGAEGPIIMTGGAIGSLIAQMLPVSDNERKTLLVAGAAAGMTTVFGTPIAAIMLAVELLLFEWTPRSFIPVAVAAIVAEVERSLLHMPGPIFPFSGSMEASIAGLGGWVLVGIAAGLLSGLLTQLVYACEDAFLKLPIHWMWWPMIGGLVVGIGGLIEPHALGVGYDNIANMLDGRTVVTAALLLLVVKAIIWSVALGSGTSGGVLAPLLIMGGAMGAVLSGILPEASPGFWPLLAMAATMGGTMRAPLTATFFATELTGNTHVLVPLIAACATAHAVTVLLMKRSILTEKVARRGHHLVREYRVDPFALTRVKEVMTTKVESVPATMTLHGAATFLTAPDTRHPSFPVVNGEGHVLGVIDPPAILRWRRAGKHRSTTLGELLAGSKITLAYPDEYLEALSDKLLNANISHLPVVSRDDERLVGYIGWKDMMRVRSKKQAEERDRSALLSFGAKRKAGQSVGDPA
- a CDS encoding ribbon-helix-helix domain-containing protein codes for the protein MAAVEKRSVTIRGHRTSFSLEQPFYDDLIAIAAQRSLSLAALVAEIDETRTRDANLSSALRLYVLAWAKRGGAAP